ATGTTCCCACACAAGAGCCTCATAGAGGAGAATTATTGTGGCAGAATACAATGACTTTGGGAAAAGCCAAAACTTTTTTTAAGTTCAACGTCAGTTGACTTATCTTTTAATACAtatcaaaaaaaatatatatttttaaagtacatttctgactttaaaagagagaaagaattaCAGTGGGGAAAGATAGAGAAACATGACAGTAATATGATGTCatatttttctttattatttgtgATAATATAAGCATAATAGGTTTATGACAATCTCTTTTTCAGGGAAGACCAGAGACAACCCCTCTCCTCTTGACTCAGGTCATGTTTAAAGTGATTACCTCATTGTGTTTTTTATAACATTGGTTTTGACTAGGTCTAACACGTAAACTGTGTAGGTGATGGGGTTTGACTGTTTTGCTGTTATTCTTTCAGGTCAGGGTTCGAGTGAAAGTTCTAGTGAAGGTTCTAGTCAGGAGGGATCTCCAACTGGCAGCCATGAAGATACTGATGAGAACCAACAACTGTTACCTGGTAAAGGTCTGTATATATCAACCTCCCTCTCATCATCAATTGCACCCTTTCTTTCGGGTTTGGGTCATCTAAATAAGTAACTGATGACTGATAAATAAGTTCTCATTCAAAAGTCATTCTGAATTGGATTAAGAATAAATGTATACATTAAAGTCTCTAGTTAATCTCTAGCACAGATGCAATGCCTCTTTGCGGCCTATTAATAGTGCAAGTATATGTATGTATACTGGGGGGGGGAACAAactcaatatactttaaaatgGCTCAAACCAAATcgaaactgtgtagaaatgataatgggTCTACATTCATTTATTGACTGTCCAGCTCACTAAGAATCActgaaatgaaagctagacagtcagggagcattgaAAAGGTAAAAAACAGTGGATAGACTAATTTAGCACATTTTTACTGCGAGgaaatataacacattttcagTGTGACCCTCCGGATCTCGCTGAAGACCGAATGTGTTAGTTTCACACCTCTGCTCTACAGTGTAGAGCCAGTGTGGTACATATCCTAATGAGTATCCCCATCTTTTTGTCTTAAAGGGAGCGTGAGGCAACTCCATTGAATAAAAAGAGGCCCAGAACCCTCTGCTGGGAAAGGATGGAGCTAATGTGTGATTTATGCTGCTTTAAAATGGATTCTTGCATCATCTATCCATAATGTAAAACTAGATACGCTTTTTATTTGGATCATTTATATTCTGTATACTTAAGATCCTTACATGATCCTACTATATCATACTATTATATTTGCCATTCCATTATAACTATCCTATTATACATCCTGTGACGTAAGTAATGTACCTATACTGCATTTGGAAAAGCGTTACAGCCTTGTCTTCTAACTATTTGGTACACCTTCTATCACCAGAGGGATATGTTtacaatatatactgtagacatgaGTTTTCCAAATGAAATATTAAAGGCATGACAATGAGCGAACACAGATAGGTGTTGGCTAAATCATAAACAGACTGGACCACCCGGCTAGCATAGTATAGACAaagaatatatactgaacaaaaacataaacgcaacatgcaacaatttcaaagattgtactgagttacagttcatataaggaattcagtccatttaaatatattaattaggccctaatctatggatttcacaagactGTGCAGGGGCGCAGCTATGGTTAGGCcagggagggcataggcccacccacttgggagccaggcccagccaatcagaatgagttttcccccacaaaaggatgttattacagacagaaatactcctcagctgtctgggtggctggtctcagacaatcccgcaggtggtcttgcggttgtgaggccggttggacgaacttatggtagagaaattaacattaaattatcttgcAACAACTCTGGTAGATATTACgctcagcataccaattgcatgctccctcaaaacataaGACATATGTGGCacgtcattgtatgttgtagcgttaagatttcccttcactggaactaacccgaatcatgaaaaacagccccagaccattgtcgtgactttcattaatctgatgactgttatgtATCAAATCAACTATGTTTTGTTactcgattaaattaatcatgtaacaattaactcattaggatttggggcaccacggaagaagtTGTTTAACGAGTTACCATCTATTCTAGATGATATATAAGATATCGTTAAGTCATTTAatcattacctcatatcagtctcacAATTCTAAACGTTGCATACTCCTTACATCTGCACAAACCCCAGCCTTACTGATCATTCTATACCACACAAatatatttcattatttatttactaaatgataacacaggatacacacacagcatAGGTTATTGATTAGAAACGTAATATGATGAAaacaggtccctagtggactTACAACATTAATGCTTGTTTATCAAAAGAGGGtggagtagaagagagagagaaggacaacacTTATACACATTCTTATTGTAATgtacatacactcttagaaaaaaagggttccaaaaggtttCTACTGCTTTCCCCATaggttaacactttttggttccaggtataaccctttggGGAAAAGGTTATACATGGaagccaaaagggttctacctggaaccaaaaagggttcttcaaaggattctcctatggggaaacctggagaacccttttaggttctagatagcacctttttttctaagagtagaGTTGGACTAGGCTATAGTTTATTGATATAGTCATAGACTGAATTGTACTGTTTCAAGGCATTGTTTATGATGGTTGATGAGTATTACAATATAATTGTTGTTATGATGACAACATATGATGAGTATTACAATATAATTAGTAGAGCATAATAAACATTAATGAGGTATTAATTAATGATGAGTAGAAAGAATATGTGGGTGGAATTCAAATTACACACAATATTGATAATTATTTTGAATTTCAGATTCTTGGTGACGGGACTCCTACAGGACCATTGGATTTAGCATCCGAGTTGTACGGTCCATGGTGGCAGGCATTGTCCCCTCTGTGGCACAAGCCATTTGGGACGGTCTGGTTGGTGAATACATGCCTGTCCCCAAGGAGGAAGACTGGAGGGCCATCACTGCCGAGTTCCTGGAGAGGTGGAATTTCCCCAACTGTCTTGGCTCCATTGACGGGAAACATGTAGTAATCCAGGCTCCACCGTGCTCAGGTTCGCAATTCTACAACTACAAGGGTACATATTCAGTTTTACTCTTGGCTGTAGTAGATGCAATCTACTATTTCCGTGTTGTCGATGTTGGTGCTTACGGCAAGGGAAGTGATGGCGGGACCCTCCTCGACTCTGCCTTCGGCCAGGCACTTCAGGATGACATCCTGGAGATTCCACCACCTGCATCACTCTCTGAGGCTGAAGACCTGGGACCCGTTCCCCATGTCTTCGACGGAGACGAGACATTCCCTTTGAGACCCAACCTCATGAGGCCCTACGCTGGACTCCAGCTGCCATTGCCAAAGCCTGTAAGGATCTTTAACAAATGACTGTCCAGGGCAAGGTTAGTTGTTGAATGCGCCTTTGGGATTCTGGCAGCCGGTGGAGAATGTATCGGAGAGTGCTTGGTCTCAGCCCCTCAAATGTCGATGCCTGGGTGAAGGCCACGTGTGTTCTCCACAACTACCTGCAGAGGTCATTCCAGGAGCCACTCCGGATGGAGATGGGCACGCCAAATGGTCCAGGGCAGGTGCCAACAACGCCCCCAGACAGGCACTCCAGGTGAGGGAGAAGCTGACCACCTACTTCTCATCGCCAGCAGGTGAAGTCCCATGGCAGCATATCGTGGAGTGAAACAGCTCTTTTAAGCGCCCcctaaaatgtttatttattcatttaacaAAGGTTATTTTAAGAACCATCCACAGTTGTCCATAAAATTGCATTTTCCCCAGATTatttaatgtctctgtctctcttcatttgGAAGTTATATTTAAGTGGAATTTGGGTAAAGACCACAACttaaccccttccctctcccattAACATCAGTATTATACACACCTGGCATGGTACATCAGGTGAGCGGGAGCACTAATTAAGGTTATACGACATACAGTTAGTATGATAACAAAGGGAAGGGTAACCTAGGATCCATACAAATagtacagtttaccaccatcttcACTGGTCTAACAAAATGAacgtgggggaaaaaaataattaGAAAGAGAATGTGTTTTTACTTTGATCTTGTCTTAGATCTGCAAAGGTATAGGGAAGAAATAACCAGATTAAGTCTAAATTAGATATTAATAAAGAAATTACACAACTGACTATGAAAACATTAGAATTTAATAAGTATTCAAGTACAGGAAAGAACATGACAGGCATGTGTGTTGTTAAAatgttacaaaaaaataaaacaactaTTGAAAgaggtgtgcatgtgtgcgtgtaaAAATACCAAAAATAACATGTAGCCAGCCTGTAATCTGTAAGAGAATAACAAGAGCATGTAtttttggcacaactgcagaccGATACAGGGACTACTCATAAAGCCTAGGCGTAGTAGGGGAACTTCAGACATggccataaagagagagagggcagggcacTGGAGATCTGAGGAACAGagaggactggaggaggaggtgtgtgtctctgtctctgaaagAAGAAAATAATGTGTAGCCATAACACAGCTAAACAGGCCCCTGGACGTCATGGACCAGTCGATGGAACATAACATTTTGTGAAGTTTCAACACCCTGGTTTTCAAGAggttttaaatgaaataaatatattcacctTTAGTCTGGTAAGAGACCAACAAGAGCATCTGTGAATTCTCCGGTGTGTGAGTTTCAATTCCGTCAATTCAGAAATCTATGGAACACTAATAATGAATGCTATCCTAAGACTTTAGAAACAAATGACTTTATGAATTGGCTGAATTTAAACAGAACTGACGTGTGTGAAAGTAAAGGTACAATGAGGGAGGTCAAAACAACAACCAgacaactcctctcctcttcctgtccttcctGTGAGCTGGTCGGCTAAATTGACTCCATCTCTGGAAGGGAAGAGAAAAACACATACATGCATTACATAATACCATAAAAGGTGAGATTTATGTTAACTAAATACTGCTTGTATAGTGTAGTTAGTGGTATAAATATTGGAACAGTGTGGTAAAGTTGGTAATTCTTGCTGTTTACTCGTGGAATTTGTATTTCAGATCAAAAGATTAATATGACAGGCAAATATTTAGACAGCAAACTCTTGTTTTAGGATATTTTCTAACCCAGAAACAAAAGCTATACATTTGCCTCATATTAATATTTTGATCTGAAATACCAATTAGCCTACATGAGTATACTGTAAAAATGACCTACTTTACTTCACTGTTGCAATACTTATGACACTACCTGTAGTGTGGAGAAAACAAGTGTACCATTGAACTCTGCTTAGAAAAGAAGCTGATGAATTTTAACCTTGACTGCTGCTTTTCTTTGCTGAGGCAGCCTCTTCCGGATTGGCACCAGGCTCATGGCAAAAAGGGGCTCTTCATCCCCCTTCCTGTGAGCATCAGGTTGGGCAGCATTCCTCTCGACGGCTTGGAGGAGCCTCTGCTGAAATGAGTTGAGTGTATCTGGCGGCTGGTACCTCCGATGACGCCTGGTGTGACGTTGTTCCTCTTCATTTCTCTTACTGTTTCTCTCGTTTGTCTCCACGGCCACATCCTGTTCAACAAGGTCCTCAGTGGTCACTTCTGTGAGGTTCATAATAATCTCAGGTGGTCATAGATTCAGAGGTGCTTCCTCCATTTCATCATCTTCCATGGCTGCACCGCTGGTGGTCATACTTgtggatgatgtagacgttgtagaGGGTCTCACTGCACCGCTGGTGGTCATACTTgtggatgatgtagacgttgtagaGGGTCTCACTGCACCGCTGGTGGTCATACTTGTGGTTGATGTAGACGTTGTAGAGGGTCTCGCTGCACCGCTGGTGGTCATACTTgtggatgatgtagacgttgtagagggtctcgctgcaccgctggtggtcatacttgtggatgatgtagacgttgtagaGGGTCTCGCTGCACCGCTGATGGTCATACTTgtggatgatgtagacgttgtagaGGGTCTCACTGCACCGCTGGTGGTCATACTTgtggatgatgtagacgttgtagagcaggggtgtcaaagtcaaatggacggagggccaaataaaaaaatcagctacaagacgagggccggactgttcgaatgttcattgaaatttttttaaatgacgcatatagtctagtgaacctaattgaacctactgaaaacctaacaaatatattacaatatgatcagataaataaagcaatattttcttatggctctgtcagtaatctttaattttcaacagacacaaaagacaaatttcctttatataaatatccccataacatgaacattaaatgaaagaaaccggtattcaaggcaccatcagtagactatattttctattttagcaaaagtgggctaaatttacttcaaagaaaaaacaataatagcaattttctatcatccactcaactgaaatatttttaaaatataattggattgaaatacaaaaaaataaagtgcaaaaatctattaatcaaaaacaacactttgtttaaggagaagtaacatgcagtgaaaacaaatattaaattttaacttttaaacttgaactgagtaaaaactctaaatatgtgattgcacagtaatgttcacttgtttgaggttgagggtgatacttggtggtgtcccatcttttccacaagttcatcaatgttcggggtaaggctctgagctgaagaaatcctcagaattgagtggaggtgttcagcagtaagtcgacttctgtgtgatgttttgttcaggttcatcaaagacaaaagttgttcacacaggtatgtgctgccaaacatagacaacgtttgagcagcctggatgcgcagctggggcattgtgccggggaggaaacgggcaaactccgcagcacccactgccgcatatttttccctcagtgcatcattgcattggaggtcaatcaactccatttggaggtttggtggtgagctttccacgtcaacagcaaatgggttaccgagcagttccaacctgcttttttgtgcttcaaagtcagcaaatcggcgtcgaaagtcagtggtaagcatacctattttatcagccaactgtgtgctcgggaacg
This genomic interval from Oncorhynchus clarkii lewisi isolate Uvic-CL-2024 chromosome 18, UVic_Ocla_1.0, whole genome shotgun sequence contains the following:
- the LOC139372632 gene encoding bifunctional arginine demethylase and lysyl-hydroxylase PSR-like; translation: MLVNGNMNTYPLTGLIPNTEYKVPVSSTFRDNFKSDAVNINESTGKTRDNPSPLDSGQGSSESSSEGSSQEGSPTGSHEDTDENQQLLPGKGSVRQLH